From Demequina capsici, one genomic window encodes:
- a CDS encoding YbaK/EbsC family protein, whose protein sequence is MAMNEALHPRVQQVQAALHAGGVDVTVRQIDESTPTAAAAADYLGCDVGAIANSLLFMADDEPILVLTSGAHRVDTGHLAERIGAARVRRASADQVVAATGQVIGGVAPVGHPGPIRTYLDVALLEYDELWAAAGIPASLFAITYAELLHVTGAIEVEVD, encoded by the coding sequence ATGGCCATGAACGAGGCGCTTCACCCCAGGGTCCAGCAGGTTCAAGCCGCGCTGCATGCCGGCGGCGTGGACGTGACGGTCAGACAGATCGACGAGTCGACTCCCACAGCCGCCGCCGCGGCCGACTATCTTGGCTGCGACGTGGGCGCGATCGCCAACTCGCTGCTGTTCATGGCCGACGACGAACCGATCCTGGTCCTCACCTCCGGGGCGCACAGGGTCGACACCGGGCACTTGGCCGAGCGCATCGGCGCAGCGAGGGTGCGCCGCGCATCGGCGGACCAGGTGGTCGCCGCCACAGGTCAGGTCATCGGCGGAGTAGCGCCCGTGGGCCATCCCGGCCCGATCCGCACCTACCTGGACGTGGCGCTGCTCGAATACGACGAGCTCTGGGCTGCCGCGGGGATCCCCGCCAGCCTGTTCGCCATCACGTATGCCGAGCTGCTGCACGTCACAGGCGCGATCGAGGTCGAGGTCGACTAG
- a CDS encoding M20 family metallopeptidase has protein sequence MTLLDAARDRLDAMIADARTLIACESPSEDPAAVERSADVTAAVVDARLAQAGLAVPVERIVVDGAPHLRWTFGGGARRVLLVCHHDTVWPLGTLQRIPFSLADGVMRGPGCYDMVVGTVQALHAVCALASAGGAAAVDGVTLLVTADEEVGSPSSRALIESEARKHGAALVLEASGPGGAVKTERKGVSWYELEVMGRAAHSGLEPERGVNAGVELAHQILALASLADVDAGTTVTPTRGAIGTTGNTVPASARVSIDVRCRTAAEQDRVDAALHALRPVVAGARLVVHGGVNRRPLERSSASSLFERASALAAEAGIEALDQVAVGGASDGNFTAGVGTPTLDGLGAVGGGAHADDEHVLVEHIPSRTALVALLIRDLVREGTR, from the coding sequence GTGACGCTTCTCGACGCAGCCCGCGACCGCCTGGACGCGATGATCGCGGACGCGAGGACGCTGATCGCATGCGAGTCCCCGTCGGAGGACCCTGCCGCTGTCGAGCGCAGCGCCGACGTGACGGCGGCGGTCGTGGATGCCCGCCTTGCGCAGGCCGGTCTCGCCGTGCCGGTCGAACGGATCGTGGTGGACGGCGCGCCACATCTTCGTTGGACGTTCGGCGGGGGAGCGCGTCGCGTGCTGCTCGTGTGCCACCACGACACGGTCTGGCCCCTCGGGACCCTGCAGCGGATCCCGTTCTCCCTGGCGGACGGGGTGATGCGGGGCCCGGGATGCTACGACATGGTCGTGGGCACGGTGCAGGCGCTCCACGCGGTGTGCGCGCTTGCGTCGGCGGGCGGAGCAGCCGCAGTGGACGGGGTCACGCTCCTCGTGACGGCCGATGAGGAGGTCGGCTCGCCATCGTCGAGAGCCCTGATCGAGTCCGAGGCGCGCAAGCATGGTGCGGCGCTCGTGCTCGAGGCGTCCGGTCCCGGAGGGGCGGTGAAGACCGAGCGCAAGGGCGTCTCCTGGTACGAGCTCGAGGTGATGGGGCGTGCAGCGCATTCCGGTCTCGAGCCGGAGCGTGGGGTCAACGCGGGCGTGGAGCTCGCGCATCAGATTCTCGCGCTCGCGTCGCTTGCGGACGTCGATGCCGGCACGACGGTCACGCCGACGCGAGGCGCGATCGGGACGACAGGCAACACTGTTCCCGCGAGCGCCAGGGTCAGCATCGACGTGAGGTGCAGGACTGCGGCGGAGCAGGATCGGGTCGACGCTGCGTTGCACGCGCTGCGGCCGGTGGTCGCGGGCGCACGGCTCGTGGTCCACGGCGGCGTGAACCGTCGTCCGCTGGAGAGGTCATCCGCGTCGTCGCTCTTCGAGCGGGCGAGCGCGCTCGCCGCGGAGGCGGGCATCGAAGCCCTCGATCAGGTCGCGGTGGGCGGAGCCTCCGATGGCAACTTCACGGCAGGGGTGGGCACGCCGACGCTCGATGGGCTCGGCGCGGTGGGGGGTGGGGCCCATGCGGACGATGAGCACGTGCTGGTGGAGCACATCCCGTCGCGGACCGCGCTGGTCGCCTTGCTGATACGTGACCTGGTGCGGGAGGGAACACGATGA
- the argR gene encoding arginine repressor: MRRLIETERIGSQGEIALRLEAEGISVTQATLSRDLADIGAVKVRAASGGHVYAVGNEGDPEETTDERLTRLCGELLFSADGSANITVLRTPSGGAQYFASAIDSHDDADIVGTVAGDDTVLVISRDPDGGLRLAQKFLDRASGVAPHSDL, from the coding sequence GTGAGGCGCCTCATTGAGACCGAGCGCATCGGCTCGCAGGGCGAGATCGCGCTGCGGCTCGAGGCCGAGGGCATCTCGGTGACGCAGGCGACCCTGTCCCGGGACCTGGCCGACATCGGCGCGGTGAAGGTCCGTGCCGCGTCGGGCGGTCACGTGTACGCCGTCGGCAACGAGGGCGATCCTGAGGAGACGACCGACGAACGTCTGACCCGCCTGTGCGGAGAGCTGCTGTTCAGCGCTGACGGCTCCGCCAACATCACGGTGCTGCGCACCCCATCGGGTGGCGCCCAGTACTTCGCATCCGCGATCGACAGTCACGACGACGCCGACATCGTCGGCACGGTCGCGGGCGACGACACCGTCCTCGTCATCTCCCGCGATCCCGACGGCGGGCTGCGGCTCGCTCAGAAGTTCCTGGACCGTGCCTCCGGCGTGGCCCCTCACTCAGACCTCTAG
- the tyrS gene encoding tyrosine--tRNA ligase, which produces MTEHILDELAWRGLISQTTGEEELRAHLDEGPITLYCGFDPTAPSLHIGNLVQILTVRRFQMAGHKPLALVGGATGLIGDPKMAGERTLNPVETVHQWVERIRGQIEPFLSFEGDNAARMVNNYDWTKDMTAIELLRDVGKYFRLGTMISKDTVARRLHSDEGISYTEFSYQLLQGMDFLEQFRRYGCTLQTGGSDQWGNLTSGTELIRKAEGRTAHALSTPLITKADGTKFGKTESGTVWLDPEMTSPYAFYQFWLNQSDADVVGYLKVFTFLSREQIGELERRVEHEPFKREAQRTLAWEVTTLVHGAAAAQGAVDASQALFGRGDLDSLDAATLAGCAKELGGVEGPSGISVADALVETSIVSSKSAARRAIQEGGAYVNNVKIDDADAVLATGDALAGGWTVLRRGKKTVGLFRQV; this is translated from the coding sequence ATGACTGAGCACATCCTCGACGAGCTCGCGTGGCGCGGGCTGATCTCCCAGACGACCGGCGAGGAGGAGCTGCGCGCTCACCTCGATGAGGGGCCCATCACCCTGTACTGCGGCTTCGACCCGACGGCGCCGAGCCTTCATATCGGGAACCTGGTGCAGATCCTCACGGTCCGACGTTTTCAGATGGCGGGCCACAAGCCGCTCGCCCTCGTGGGTGGTGCCACGGGGCTCATCGGCGACCCGAAGATGGCCGGTGAGCGAACCCTGAACCCGGTGGAGACCGTCCATCAATGGGTGGAGCGCATTCGCGGTCAGATCGAGCCGTTCCTGAGCTTCGAGGGCGACAACGCCGCGCGGATGGTCAACAACTACGACTGGACCAAGGACATGACGGCGATCGAGCTGCTGCGCGATGTCGGCAAGTACTTCCGCCTCGGCACCATGATCTCCAAGGACACCGTCGCGCGACGGCTCCACTCAGACGAGGGCATCTCGTACACGGAGTTCAGCTATCAGCTGCTGCAGGGCATGGACTTCCTCGAGCAGTTCCGTCGGTACGGCTGCACTCTGCAGACGGGTGGATCCGATCAGTGGGGCAACCTGACCTCGGGCACGGAGCTGATCCGCAAGGCGGAGGGAAGGACGGCGCATGCGCTGTCGACCCCGCTCATCACCAAGGCCGACGGCACCAAGTTCGGCAAGACCGAGTCCGGCACGGTCTGGCTCGACCCGGAGATGACGAGCCCGTACGCGTTCTACCAGTTCTGGCTGAACCAGTCCGACGCCGACGTTGTCGGGTATCTGAAGGTCTTCACCTTCCTTTCGCGTGAGCAGATCGGCGAGCTCGAACGCAGGGTCGAGCATGAGCCGTTCAAGCGGGAGGCTCAGCGCACGCTTGCATGGGAGGTCACGACACTGGTGCATGGCGCGGCGGCCGCGCAAGGAGCGGTCGATGCGTCGCAGGCCCTGTTCGGGCGTGGGGACCTCGATTCGCTGGATGCCGCGACGCTCGCGGGCTGCGCGAAGGAGCTCGGCGGCGTCGAGGGGCCGTCGGGCATCTCGGTGGCCGACGCGCTCGTCGAGACGAGCATCGTTTCGTCGAAGTCGGCGGCTCGCCGCGCGATCCAAGAGGGCGGCGCGTACGTCAACAACGTCAAGATCGATGACGCCGACGCTGTCCTCGCCACTGGCGACGCTCTTGCAGGCGGTTGGACGGTCCTACGACGCGGTAAGAAGACCGTGGGACTTTTCCGGCAGGTCTGA
- the argH gene encoding argininosuccinate lyase — MSKAEGTNEGALWGGRFEGGPDAALAALSKSTHFDWRYADDDLRGSIAHAHALHKAGLLTDDEVARMVEGLQQVRADVASGKSVAADSDEDVHGALERLLIESVGPELGGKIRAGRSRNDQIATLPRMYLRRHARLLASQLLDTVDALLGQADRHLDAPMPGRTHFQHAQPVTLGHSLMAHAWPLLRDVERLTDWDSRAAWSPYGAGALAGSTLGLDPQGVAEELGFMGPCENSIDATASRDVIAEFAWVTAMIGVDLSRISEEIIAWATVEFGFVKLDDSYSTGSSIMPQKKNPDIAELARGKAGRLIGDLTGLLATLKGLPLAYNRDIQEVHEPVFDAVDTLEVVLPAFAGMIRTLTFQTDRLAELAPAGFSLATDIAEWMVKRGVPFREAHEVAGACVRLCEKRGKELHEMTSDEMAAIHEGLTPEVLTVLTVQGSLAARDNVGGTAPSQVVEQGKAARARVRHFRPWASSSS, encoded by the coding sequence ATGAGCAAGGCAGAGGGCACCAACGAAGGAGCGCTGTGGGGCGGACGCTTCGAGGGCGGGCCCGACGCGGCGCTCGCCGCGCTGAGCAAGTCCACGCACTTCGACTGGCGGTACGCGGACGACGACCTGCGTGGCTCGATCGCGCATGCGCACGCCCTCCACAAGGCGGGTCTGCTGACGGACGACGAGGTCGCCCGCATGGTCGAAGGGCTTCAGCAGGTGCGGGCGGACGTCGCCTCGGGCAAGTCGGTTGCGGCGGACTCCGATGAGGATGTGCACGGTGCGCTCGAGCGCCTCCTTATCGAGAGCGTCGGCCCAGAGCTTGGAGGCAAGATCCGTGCGGGACGATCCCGCAACGACCAGATCGCCACCCTGCCGCGCATGTATCTGCGTCGCCACGCTCGACTGCTGGCCTCCCAGCTGCTCGACACGGTCGATGCTCTCCTGGGCCAGGCCGATCGCCACCTGGATGCACCGATGCCTGGTCGCACGCACTTCCAGCATGCGCAGCCCGTGACCCTGGGGCACTCGCTCATGGCGCACGCCTGGCCGCTGCTGCGGGACGTCGAGCGCCTGACCGACTGGGACTCGCGCGCCGCGTGGTCGCCGTACGGCGCGGGCGCGCTCGCGGGCTCGACGCTCGGCCTCGACCCGCAGGGCGTCGCGGAGGAGCTCGGCTTCATGGGTCCTTGCGAGAACTCGATCGACGCGACCGCGTCGCGCGACGTCATCGCCGAGTTCGCGTGGGTGACCGCGATGATCGGTGTGGACCTGTCGCGCATCTCGGAGGAGATCATCGCGTGGGCGACCGTCGAGTTCGGCTTCGTGAAGCTCGACGACTCGTACTCGACCGGGTCCAGCATCATGCCGCAGAAGAAGAACCCGGACATCGCTGAGCTGGCGCGTGGAAAGGCCGGTCGCCTCATCGGTGATCTCACGGGTCTGCTCGCCACTCTCAAGGGCCTGCCGCTCGCGTACAACCGTGACATCCAGGAGGTCCACGAGCCGGTGTTCGACGCGGTCGACACCTTGGAGGTCGTCCTGCCGGCGTTCGCTGGAATGATCCGCACGCTCACCTTCCAGACCGATCGTCTGGCCGAGCTCGCGCCCGCGGGTTTCTCGCTCGCGACCGACATCGCCGAGTGGATGGTGAAGCGGGGGGTGCCGTTCCGCGAGGCGCACGAGGTGGCGGGTGCGTGCGTGCGCCTGTGTGAGAAGCGCGGCAAGGAGCTGCACGAGATGACGTCGGACGAGATGGCAGCCATCCACGAGGGCCTCACGCCTGAGGTGCTGACGGTGCTGACCGTCCAGGGCTCGCTCGCGGCGCGTGACAACGTCGGCGGCACCGCCCCGTCGCAGGTGGTGGAGCAGGGCAAGGCGGCGCGTGCCAGGGTGCGTCACTTCCGTCCCTGGGCGTCCTCGTCGTCCTGA
- a CDS encoding acetylornithine transaminase, giving the protein MTHDGSELSAHGEAGTSAGAVGLRRYDHSLMGVFGTPQRVLTHGQGSYVWDADGKCYLDLLGGIAVNALGHADPEWAGAIATQAATLGHVSNFFATEPQIRLAERLLEISGAPTGSRVFLCNSGTEANEAAFKMSRRTGRTRILALVDSFHGRSTGALALTYKAAYREPFAPLAPGVEWIPANDVAALEAAMDDDVAALFIEPIQGEAGVIPLTHAYLEDARELTLRHGALLIADEVQTGIGRTGTWLAMQAHGIQPDVVTLAKGLGGGFPIGAVIAYGQQAATMLTKGQHGTTFGGNPLGSAAALATLDAIDARGLLAHVKALGEHLKQTIGAIPGVLEVRGEGLLLGIKLESEISASVAAAAIEDGFIINPPSPDTIRLAPALVLTQPEADTFVEWLRGHLAAAAAHTQGDQS; this is encoded by the coding sequence ATGACGCACGACGGATCCGAGCTCTCGGCGCACGGCGAGGCCGGCACCAGCGCGGGCGCCGTGGGCCTGCGCCGCTACGACCACTCCCTCATGGGCGTGTTCGGCACACCGCAGCGTGTCCTCACCCATGGCCAGGGCAGCTACGTGTGGGACGCCGACGGGAAGTGCTACCTCGACCTGCTCGGCGGGATCGCCGTGAACGCGCTGGGCCACGCCGACCCTGAATGGGCGGGTGCCATCGCAACTCAGGCCGCAACCCTGGGCCACGTGTCGAACTTCTTCGCCACCGAGCCGCAGATCCGGCTGGCGGAGCGGCTGCTCGAGATCTCCGGCGCCCCGACGGGCTCGCGCGTCTTCCTGTGCAACTCGGGCACCGAGGCGAACGAGGCGGCTTTCAAGATGTCGCGGCGTACCGGTCGCACGCGGATCCTCGCTCTCGTGGACTCGTTCCACGGGCGTTCCACCGGTGCGCTGGCACTGACGTACAAGGCCGCCTACAGGGAGCCGTTCGCGCCGCTCGCCCCGGGCGTCGAATGGATCCCCGCGAACGACGTCGCCGCGCTCGAGGCCGCCATGGACGACGACGTCGCCGCGCTGTTCATCGAGCCGATCCAGGGCGAGGCGGGGGTCATCCCGCTCACCCATGCCTACCTCGAGGACGCCCGCGAGCTCACGCTCCGGCACGGCGCACTGCTCATCGCCGACGAGGTGCAGACCGGCATCGGCCGCACGGGCACGTGGCTCGCCATGCAGGCGCACGGCATCCAGCCGGACGTCGTCACGCTCGCCAAGGGTCTCGGCGGCGGATTCCCGATCGGCGCGGTGATCGCGTATGGCCAGCAGGCTGCGACGATGCTCACCAAGGGGCAGCACGGCACCACCTTCGGCGGGAACCCGCTCGGGTCGGCCGCGGCGCTCGCCACGCTCGACGCGATCGACGCCCGCGGACTCCTGGCGCATGTGAAGGCGCTCGGCGAGCACCTCAAGCAGACCATCGGCGCGATCCCCGGGGTGCTCGAGGTCCGTGGCGAAGGACTCCTGCTCGGCATCAAGCTCGAGTCGGAGATCAGCGCGTCGGTCGCCGCCGCGGCGATCGAGGACGGATTCATCATCAACCCGCCTAGCCCTGACACGATCCGGCTCGCTCCTGCGCTCGTGCTCACGCAGCCCGAGGCGGACACCTTCGTCGAGTGGCTCCGAGGCCACCTCGCGGCCGCCGCCGCCCACACCCAGGGAGACCAGTCGTGA
- a CDS encoding uridine kinase, which yields MSQLSVRDVAARVRKAPARCGHTRVVLVDGPAGSGKTTLGERLGAELGAQVVHGDDIYEGWDGLATMWPILGHGILEPLSRGEHGAFGRWDWYDGRRVETIPVPMADSLVIEGVGVAQRAARVFASMILFVEAPFEVRLARGIARDGEAMRAEWERWQPRESVFLADEGVRGAADIVVDGTSPYLD from the coding sequence ATGAGCCAGCTGTCGGTGCGCGATGTCGCTGCCAGGGTGCGCAAGGCACCGGCGCGGTGCGGCCACACGCGCGTGGTCCTCGTCGACGGTCCCGCGGGGTCCGGCAAGACGACGCTGGGCGAGCGGCTTGGTGCTGAGCTTGGCGCGCAGGTGGTCCATGGCGACGACATCTACGAGGGCTGGGATGGTCTCGCCACCATGTGGCCGATCCTTGGTCACGGGATCCTCGAGCCGCTTTCTCGCGGCGAGCACGGCGCGTTCGGGCGCTGGGACTGGTATGACGGCCGACGAGTGGAGACGATCCCCGTTCCCATGGCCGACTCGCTGGTGATCGAGGGCGTCGGGGTCGCGCAGCGGGCGGCGCGTGTCTTCGCTTCGATGATCCTTTTCGTCGAGGCGCCCTTCGAGGTAAGGCTTGCTCGGGGCATCGCTCGTGACGGAGAGGCGATGCGCGCCGAGTGGGAGCGGTGGCAGCCTCGCGAGAGCGTCTTCCTCGCCGACGAGGGTGTGAGAGGTGCGGCAGACATCGTCGTCGACGGCACGTCACCCTACCTGGATTAG
- the menC gene encoding o-succinylbenzoate synthase: MRINHVALRTLDLPLVAPFTTSFSTQTHRSVLVLEVHATVDGVDVVGWGECGALSEPVYSEEYLAGVIDVTTTYLLPMLFEAQRRAPLTAESVSVHLERIVGHRMAKAAVEMAVLDAQLRAAGISFADYLGVTKDRVPSGVSVGIQGSVPQLLDVVQGYVDAGYVRIKLKIKPGWDIAPVRAVREAYPEIPLQVDANAAYTLVDANRLAKLDEFDLLLIEQPLAEDDMRQHAELAKRMRTPVCLDESVVSATKAADAIAMGAAQIINIKPSRVGGYLEARRIHDIASAHGVAVWCGGMLETGIGRAANAALAGMPGFTLPGDISASDRFYAEDITEPFVLQDGHLAIPRDPGLARVPILDRLEAATVDVVRVDA; encoded by the coding sequence ATGAGGATCAATCACGTCGCGCTTCGTACGCTTGACCTGCCGCTGGTGGCGCCGTTCACCACGTCCTTCTCGACCCAGACGCATCGGAGCGTGCTGGTGCTCGAGGTCCACGCGACGGTCGACGGTGTCGACGTCGTCGGCTGGGGCGAGTGCGGTGCTCTGAGCGAGCCGGTGTACTCCGAGGAGTATCTCGCAGGCGTCATCGACGTGACCACCACATACTTGCTGCCCATGCTGTTCGAGGCGCAGCGACGGGCACCGTTGACCGCCGAGTCGGTCAGCGTGCACCTGGAGCGGATCGTCGGCCATCGCATGGCCAAGGCGGCGGTCGAGATGGCAGTCCTGGACGCGCAGCTTCGGGCAGCGGGCATCTCGTTCGCCGACTACCTCGGTGTCACGAAGGATCGGGTGCCGTCTGGTGTCTCGGTCGGCATCCAGGGGTCGGTCCCGCAGCTGCTCGACGTTGTCCAGGGCTACGTCGACGCGGGGTACGTCCGCATCAAGCTCAAGATCAAGCCGGGCTGGGACATCGCCCCCGTCCGCGCGGTGCGCGAGGCGTACCCGGAGATCCCGCTCCAGGTCGACGCGAACGCCGCCTACACACTGGTGGACGCCAACCGTCTGGCCAAGCTGGACGAGTTCGACCTCCTGCTTATCGAGCAGCCGCTCGCGGAGGACGACATGCGTCAGCACGCGGAGCTCGCGAAGCGCATGCGCACGCCGGTGTGCCTCGACGAGTCCGTCGTGTCCGCTACGAAGGCCGCAGATGCGATCGCCATGGGCGCAGCGCAGATCATCAACATCAAGCCGTCCAGGGTGGGCGGGTACCTGGAGGCACGGCGGATCCACGACATCGCCAGCGCGCATGGCGTCGCCGTGTGGTGCGGCGGGATGTTGGAGACGGGGATCGGACGGGCGGCGAACGCCGCGCTCGCGGGCATGCCTGGCTTCACGCTTCCCGGAGACATCTCCGCCTCGGACCGCTTCTATGCGGAGGACATCACCGAGCCGTTCGTGCTCCAGGACGGCCATCTTGCGATCCCTCGTGATCCGGGTCTTGCAAGGGTGCCGATCCTCGATCGGCTCGAGGCCGCGACGGTGGACGTGGTGCGCGTCGATGCGTGA
- the argF gene encoding ornithine carbamoyltransferase, translating into MTRHFLRDDDLTAAEQREVLELALAFRKDRHLQQPFAGPRAVAVLFDKPSTRTRVSFSAGVAELGGYPLVLDAGSSQMGRGESVSDTAKVLGRQVSAIVWRTFGQERVEEMAEHAGVPVVNALTDSFHPCQILADLAAIADARGGVDALKGLTLTYVGDGANNMAHSYLLGCALAGMHVRIGAPADYMPDERIVLDAKKIAAEQGGSISVTTDHDDAVRGADVIATDTWVSMGDEEQSSERAGQFDRYQVNAHSLELAAEGAQVLHCLPAYRGKEITADVIDGPQSIVWLEAEYRLHAQKALLTWLVSR; encoded by the coding sequence GTGACCCGCCACTTCCTCCGTGACGACGACCTCACCGCCGCCGAGCAGCGCGAGGTCCTCGAGCTCGCGCTCGCGTTCCGCAAGGACCGACACCTTCAGCAGCCGTTCGCAGGCCCTCGCGCCGTCGCAGTGCTGTTCGACAAGCCGTCGACCCGCACCCGCGTCTCGTTCTCCGCCGGCGTCGCGGAGCTCGGTGGATATCCGCTCGTGCTCGACGCCGGCTCGTCGCAGATGGGCCGCGGCGAGTCCGTGTCGGACACCGCGAAGGTCCTGGGTCGCCAGGTCAGCGCGATCGTGTGGCGCACCTTCGGCCAGGAGCGCGTCGAGGAGATGGCTGAGCACGCGGGGGTCCCGGTGGTGAACGCGCTCACGGACTCGTTCCACCCGTGCCAGATTCTTGCGGACCTCGCGGCCATCGCCGACGCGCGTGGCGGAGTCGACGCCCTCAAGGGACTCACGCTCACCTACGTTGGCGACGGCGCGAACAACATGGCGCACTCGTATCTGCTGGGGTGTGCGCTCGCCGGGATGCATGTCCGCATCGGCGCGCCCGCCGACTACATGCCCGACGAGCGCATCGTCCTCGACGCCAAGAAGATCGCGGCCGAGCAGGGCGGATCGATCTCCGTCACCACGGACCACGACGACGCGGTGCGTGGCGCCGACGTGATCGCCACCGACACCTGGGTGTCCATGGGGGACGAGGAGCAGTCCTCCGAGCGTGCGGGCCAGTTCGACCGCTATCAGGTGAACGCCCACAGCCTCGAGCTTGCCGCCGAGGGCGCCCAGGTGCTCCATTGCCTGCCGGCCTACCGCGGCAAGGAGATCACCGCCGACGTCATCGACGGCCCGCAGTCCATCGTCTGGCTCGAGGCCGAGTACCGGCTGCACGCCCAGAAGGCGCTCCTCACCTGGCTGGTCTCGCGGTGA
- a CDS encoding argininosuccinate synthase, producing MTDRIVLAYSGGLDTSVAIGWIADATGAEVIAVAVDVGQGGEDLEVIRQRALDCGAVEAYVADARDEFANEYCMPALKANALYHDKYPLVSALSRPVIVKHIAKAAKEFGADTMAHGCTGKGNDQVRFEVGITSIAPELKCIAPVRDLALTRDKAIDYAERHNLPIATTKKNPFSIDQNVWGRAVETGFLEDIWNAPTKDVYDYTDDPAFPPVPDEVLITFDKGVPVAIDGEKVTPLQAIEIMNRRAGAHGIGRIDIVEDRLVGIKSREIYEAPGAIALIEAHRELENVTLEREQARFKRRISDEWTELVYDGMWSSPLKQSLDAFIEDTQRYVSGEIRIQLHGGKAVVDGRRSETGLYDFNLATYDEGDTFDQSAARGYIEIYGLAAKQAAARQARLGY from the coding sequence ATGACGGATCGGATCGTGCTGGCCTACTCAGGGGGCCTGGACACCTCGGTGGCCATCGGCTGGATCGCCGACGCCACCGGCGCCGAGGTCATCGCTGTGGCGGTGGACGTCGGCCAGGGCGGCGAGGACCTCGAGGTGATCCGCCAGCGCGCGCTGGACTGCGGGGCCGTCGAGGCCTACGTGGCGGATGCGCGTGACGAGTTCGCGAACGAGTACTGCATGCCCGCCCTCAAGGCGAACGCGCTGTACCACGACAAGTACCCGCTGGTCTCGGCACTGTCGCGGCCCGTGATCGTCAAGCACATCGCCAAGGCCGCCAAGGAGTTCGGTGCCGACACGATGGCCCACGGGTGCACGGGCAAGGGCAACGACCAGGTGCGTTTCGAGGTCGGCATCACCTCGATCGCGCCCGAGCTCAAGTGCATCGCGCCCGTGCGCGATCTCGCGCTCACCCGTGACAAGGCGATCGACTATGCCGAGCGTCACAACCTGCCGATCGCGACCACAAAGAAGAACCCTTTCTCGATCGACCAGAACGTGTGGGGCCGCGCCGTGGAGACCGGCTTCCTCGAGGACATCTGGAACGCGCCGACCAAGGACGTCTACGACTACACCGACGACCCGGCGTTCCCGCCGGTGCCCGACGAGGTGCTGATCACGTTCGACAAGGGCGTCCCCGTCGCGATCGACGGCGAGAAGGTGACGCCGCTGCAGGCGATCGAGATCATGAACCGTCGGGCCGGTGCGCACGGCATCGGCCGGATCGACATCGTCGAGGACCGCCTTGTCGGCATCAAGAGCCGTGAGATCTATGAGGCGCCCGGCGCGATCGCGCTCATCGAGGCGCACCGCGAACTGGAGAACGTCACCCTCGAGCGCGAGCAGGCGCGTTTCAAGCGTCGCATCTCCGACGAATGGACCGAGCTCGTCTACGACGGCATGTGGTCCTCGCCGCTGAAGCAGTCGCTCGACGCCTTCATCGAGGACACCCAGAGGTATGTGTCCGGCGAGATCCGCATTCAGCTGCACGGCGGCAAGGCCGTCGTGGATGGCCGCAGGTCGGAGACGGGTCTCTACGACTTCAACCTGGCCACGTACGACGAGGGCGACACGTTCGACCAGTCTGCCGCCCGCGGCTACATCGAGATCTACGGCCTCGCGGCGAAGCAGGCGGCTGCACGTCAGGCGCGGCTGGGCTACTAG